In Crinalium epipsammum PCC 9333, the following are encoded in one genomic region:
- a CDS encoding RNA-guided endonuclease InsQ/TnpB family protein, which yields MLKAVKVRLYPTDEQKEALAKSFGCARWYYNYALNACIQHYETTGKTLLLKTYKGMLPQLKIEHSWLKTDCYSSVLQCVAINLNKAYNNFFEGRAGFPRFKSKHHKQSIQYPQHITVVGDCLKVPKIGEVKAVFHRSIAGKLKTVTISKTPTDKYFAAILLEIEDSSEQSSGNKILGIDLGLKDFAIVHDGEQVTKHPNPKHFKRHQKNLARKQKKFARKVKGSNSKHKYRKLVAKVHEKVSNSRQDFLHKLSKKLVNESQVIIVENLNVKGLVRNRKLSKAISDVGWGMFVNFLAYKLERQEGKLIEIDRFFPSSKTCSSCGHVFDELTLDIREWDCLSCKTHHDRDSNAASNIRTEGIRILTIGGGNPVLADGGDVRPKSRKVDGQLSMKSEAYTYSTGKCR from the coding sequence GTGTTGAAAGCAGTTAAGGTCAGACTTTACCCAACCGATGAACAAAAAGAAGCATTGGCTAAATCATTTGGTTGTGCTAGATGGTATTATAACTATGCCTTAAATGCTTGTATTCAGCACTATGAAACTACTGGAAAAACTTTACTACTAAAAACTTATAAAGGGATGTTACCTCAGCTAAAAATTGAGCATTCCTGGCTAAAAACTGATTGCTACTCTTCCGTATTGCAGTGTGTAGCTATCAATCTAAATAAGGCTTACAACAACTTCTTTGAGGGACGTGCTGGGTTTCCCAGATTCAAGTCAAAACACCACAAACAATCAATTCAATATCCACAACATATAACAGTTGTGGGGGATTGCTTAAAAGTGCCTAAAATTGGTGAAGTAAAAGCTGTATTTCATAGATCTATTGCTGGAAAACTTAAAACAGTAACAATCAGCAAAACACCTACAGACAAATACTTTGCAGCAATCTTACTTGAAATAGAAGATAGTTCAGAACAATCATCTGGTAACAAAATACTGGGGATTGATTTGGGATTGAAGGACTTTGCTATTGTTCATGATGGTGAACAAGTTACCAAGCACCCCAATCCAAAACATTTTAAACGTCATCAAAAAAATCTAGCCCGTAAGCAAAAAAAGTTTGCTCGTAAAGTTAAAGGTAGTAATTCAAAACACAAATACAGAAAACTCGTAGCTAAGGTTCACGAAAAAGTATCAAATTCCCGCCAAGATTTCCTGCATAAATTAAGCAAAAAATTGGTAAATGAAAGCCAAGTTATCATTGTGGAAAACCTCAATGTTAAGGGACTGGTACGAAACCGGAAGCTATCAAAAGCAATATCCGATGTTGGTTGGGGAATGTTTGTCAACTTTCTGGCATATAAACTAGAACGCCAAGAAGGTAAGTTAATAGAAATTGATAGATTTTTTCCCAGTTCTAAAACCTGTTCATCTTGCGGTCATGTTTTTGATGAGTTAACGCTCGATATCCGTGAATGGGATTGTCTATCGTGTAAAACTCATCATGACCGTGATAGTAATGCAGCAAGCAACATCAGAACAGAAGGCATTCGGATATTAACTATAGGCGGAGGGAACCCCGTTCTTGCTGATGGAGGCGATGTAAGACCAAAAAGCCGTAAGGTAGACGGGCAGTTGTCTATGAAGTCAGAAGCTTATACTTACTCGACAGGGAAGTGTAGGTAG
- a CDS encoding DUF1822 family protein, with product MTVYPDQLWSEFSWEEQDQAWRQAQDHSNDAARWNAYLNNLCMKTFVTWLEEEPDWEGPSLVLPHPSALAGFWEVVNGTAITFGLTRLVLIPCETDDLKEFYVPQEWVDIPDWVADYYIAVQVNLENRWLRFWGYTTHRQLKQKGNYDLIAQTYSLEHEDLIEDLNVMLVTRELCVEAKVAVKALPSLSSTEVEKLLAQLGQPSPYSPRLDVSFEQWGALLANDEWRQRLYQQRLANLKSEAETVQADVPSKRRVNLSLCLQGNFVEAIKSGWQMVEEFLGTQESNLAFSVGSGLRANYPSSSSVADLTNLLCTSHDEEVLWIAAEHLAQIAPGHPEAVKVLTNLLRTNQDERIRLRAAHGLGKIDPGNQDAINALVALLRSSQNEEILWIAAEHLAQIDPSNPAGGIRLTKLIDLEMQLTPHSVELLVALLPKADQEVGILLRVCAISEQSYLPLGLKLIALDELGEPVLLPSEEPLEVQSGKADNYIQLHLTAQPPGDQFSAKIALGDVSITEDLVI from the coding sequence ATGACTGTTTACCCCGACCAGCTATGGTCGGAGTTCTCATGGGAAGAGCAAGACCAGGCATGGCGGCAAGCCCAAGACCACTCTAATGATGCTGCTCGATGGAATGCCTATCTCAACAACCTCTGCATGAAGACTTTTGTTACCTGGCTTGAAGAAGAGCCTGATTGGGAGGGGCCGTCTTTAGTGTTGCCTCATCCCAGCGCCCTAGCTGGTTTCTGGGAGGTAGTCAATGGCACGGCTATTACTTTTGGGCTGACGCGACTGGTTCTAATTCCATGTGAAACAGATGACCTCAAAGAATTTTATGTACCACAGGAATGGGTAGATATTCCAGACTGGGTCGCTGACTATTACATTGCTGTGCAGGTGAACCTGGAGAACCGCTGGCTACGTTTTTGGGGGTATACCACTCACCGCCAGCTCAAACAAAAAGGAAACTATGACCTGATTGCTCAGACCTACTCTCTGGAGCATGAGGATTTAATTGAAGACCTCAATGTAATGTTAGTGACGCGGGAACTCTGTGTTGAAGCAAAAGTAGCAGTCAAGGCACTGCCATCTTTGTCCTCTACAGAAGTAGAAAAATTGTTGGCGCAACTAGGGCAGCCGTCTCCCTATTCTCCCCGACTAGATGTTTCGTTTGAGCAGTGGGGAGCGCTACTAGCTAATGATGAATGGAGGCAGCGTCTATACCAACAACGGTTGGCGAACTTGAAAAGTGAAGCTGAAACTGTTCAGGCTGATGTACCCAGTAAGCGTCGAGTAAACTTAAGCCTCTGCTTACAAGGGAACTTTGTTGAAGCCATCAAGTCCGGTTGGCAAATGGTTGAAGAGTTTTTGGGTACACAAGAGTCTAATTTAGCTTTTAGTGTTGGAAGTGGTCTTAGAGCAAACTATCCCTCGAGCAGCTCAGTCGCGGATTTGACTAATCTACTATGTACTAGCCATGATGAGGAAGTTCTTTGGATAGCTGCTGAACATTTGGCACAAATTGCTCCTGGTCATCCAGAGGCTGTTAAAGTTTTAACTAACCTACTGCGTACTAATCAGGATGAGCGCATCCGCCTAAGAGCCGCTCACGGACTAGGAAAAATTGACCCTGGCAATCAGGATGCTATTAATGCGTTAGTTGCTCTACTGCGTAGCAGTCAGAATGAAGAAATTCTTTGGATAGCTGCTGAACACTTGGCGCAAATTGACCCTAGCAATCCAGCAGGTGGTATTAGACTGACTAAGTTGATTGACTTAGAAATGCAATTGACTCCCCACTCTGTAGAATTGCTTGTTGCTCTGCTGCCAAAAGCAGACCAAGAAGTGGGCATTCTTCTGCGAGTATGCGCGATTAGTGAACAAAGTTATTTGCCGTTAGGTCTCAAACTCATTGCGCTTGATGAATTAGGGGAACCAGTGCTGCTTCCATCAGAAGAACCTCTGGAAGTTCAATCTGGAAAGGCTGATAACTACATTCAGCTACACCTCACGGCTCAACCACCAGGGGACCAATTTAGTGCCAAGATTGCTCTGGGAGATGTAAGTATTACTGAGGATTTAGTAATCTGA
- a CDS encoding CHAT domain-containing protein has protein sequence MGKLVVLRVRDGDFEKGFNVTLEIGEDGAPPSTVMEGTRCLPAAPYIPEQYSHWKSNYFELNGTAELSFRVKAGGGTGTPGTSSEIQKREEEKLFETFEKLKAECRKSAQKVESSINSWLNSNAFRPMEQKLRTELNTFEEVRVIIQTADNKIQKLPWHVWDFFEAFPNAEAALGSLEYKRVKRSAPATLKDQVKILAILGNSEGINVEKDREFLESLPNAKTLFLVEPKRKEFDKLWDESWDILFFAGHSSSKIDGQTGQIQINPNDELAIEQLENTLSQAIRNGLQLAIFNSCDGLGLARGLAGLHIPQTIVMRESVPDRVAQEFLKYFLKAFSSGSSLYSSVRQARKKLQELDDLEEEFPGATWFPVIYQNPAEVPLNWKDLHSHTNWEQNYKHGLEWFLKKLDELFDRNVISAKWSSYFSLRNLLICFGISLAYIIILTLLSYVLAGENPIFKAENISTPARILVGIVSLLILTSMEVSNRKAYFDATAGKFGFYQNHYSFIETFQQNFIVTDNLDKTDAKLDSLILSFIDKQTFFSKKKWNKVAFARWLVRGIGGVIFGFAQYCLTGDWLNTISVLIVAFLFGFAYAAGATFSFGIVSLFGSKFKSIGVYANFFWNIYSPLALIAVLGLIFMAKKIKFGFSGLFAGTFILANMFGIAAGFFTSSSAYLTLYVVGFPLIVGFFNWLSWGSSRVFLKYLLNWLGKDDEQLLGFMDKPRHWSGLFMLALLDVPLSLIFSCGIIVTLISATYCLNITYLIPHGLSPLPITEVINGIMTTPLRAKYFGITFMFLSPFLVTFIHVVIVLRAIAMEMLSFMQQLSKPLNQSFR, from the coding sequence GTGGGCAAGTTAGTTGTCTTAAGAGTAAGGGATGGTGACTTTGAGAAGGGTTTTAACGTCACGCTTGAGATTGGAGAGGATGGCGCTCCCCCTTCTACTGTAATGGAAGGCACTCGCTGCTTGCCTGCTGCACCGTATATTCCCGAACAGTACAGCCACTGGAAGTCAAATTATTTTGAACTCAATGGCACAGCAGAGCTATCTTTTCGAGTAAAAGCTGGAGGGGGGACTGGAACACCAGGTACATCTTCTGAAATTCAAAAGAGGGAGGAAGAGAAGCTTTTCGAGACGTTTGAGAAGCTTAAAGCAGAGTGCCGCAAATCAGCTCAGAAGGTAGAAAGCAGCATCAATAGCTGGCTCAACTCTAACGCGTTTCGACCCATGGAGCAGAAATTACGAACGGAGTTGAACACGTTTGAGGAAGTTCGGGTGATCATCCAAACCGCAGACAACAAGATACAAAAATTACCTTGGCATGTCTGGGACTTTTTTGAGGCGTTTCCCAACGCTGAAGCTGCTTTAGGTTCGCTAGAGTATAAACGCGTCAAAAGATCTGCGCCAGCAACCCTCAAAGATCAAGTCAAAATTTTAGCCATTCTAGGCAATAGCGAGGGAATCAATGTCGAGAAAGACCGAGAGTTTCTAGAAAGTTTACCCAATGCAAAAACTCTCTTTCTAGTAGAGCCTAAACGAAAAGAATTTGACAAGCTTTGGGATGAAAGCTGGGACATTTTATTTTTTGCGGGCCACAGTTCTAGCAAAATAGATGGTCAAACTGGTCAGATTCAGATAAATCCCAACGATGAATTAGCAATTGAGCAATTAGAAAATACTCTGAGTCAAGCAATTAGAAACGGGTTGCAGCTAGCGATTTTCAACTCCTGTGATGGATTGGGATTAGCACGAGGGCTAGCAGGTTTGCATATTCCTCAAACTATCGTTATGCGGGAGTCAGTGCCAGATCGGGTTGCACAAGAGTTTTTAAAATATTTTCTCAAAGCTTTTTCCAGTGGTAGCTCTTTATATTCCTCGGTGCGGCAAGCACGAAAAAAGCTACAAGAACTAGACGATCTAGAGGAAGAATTCCCTGGCGCAACTTGGTTTCCTGTGATTTACCAAAATCCAGCAGAAGTGCCTTTAAATTGGAAAGACTTGCATAGTCATACAAACTGGGAGCAAAACTATAAGCATGGTCTTGAATGGTTCCTTAAAAAACTAGATGAACTTTTTGATAGAAATGTAATTTCAGCTAAGTGGAGTAGCTACTTTAGCTTAAGAAATCTGCTAATTTGCTTTGGAATTTCCCTAGCATACATCATAATTCTGACGTTACTCAGTTATGTTCTTGCTGGAGAAAATCCTATATTCAAAGCAGAAAATATATCTACTCCCGCTCGCATCCTGGTAGGTATAGTCTCTTTGCTAATACTTACTTCAATGGAAGTGAGTAACAGAAAAGCCTATTTTGATGCTACTGCTGGTAAGTTTGGTTTTTACCAAAATCATTATAGTTTTATAGAGACATTTCAGCAAAATTTTATAGTTACAGATAACCTTGATAAAACCGATGCTAAACTTGATAGCTTAATTCTTAGCTTTATTGATAAGCAAACTTTCTTTAGCAAAAAGAAATGGAATAAAGTAGCTTTCGCACGTTGGTTAGTGAGAGGAATAGGAGGAGTTATATTTGGATTTGCACAATACTGTTTAACAGGAGACTGGCTAAATACTATTTCTGTCTTGATAGTAGCCTTTTTGTTTGGATTTGCATACGCTGCTGGAGCTACTTTTAGTTTTGGTATTGTCTCTCTGTTTGGTAGCAAATTTAAGTCCATTGGTGTTTATGCAAATTTCTTTTGGAATATCTACTCTCCGCTAGCTCTTATTGCTGTTCTAGGTCTTATTTTCATGGCAAAAAAGATCAAGTTTGGGTTCTCAGGTCTTTTTGCTGGAACATTTATTCTTGCCAATATGTTTGGGATTGCAGCAGGATTTTTTACTTCTAGCTCTGCTTATTTAACACTCTATGTAGTTGGGTTTCCGTTGATAGTTGGTTTTTTTAACTGGCTATCATGGGGAAGCTCAAGAGTTTTTCTCAAATATTTATTAAACTGGCTAGGTAAAGATGATGAGCAGTTACTGGGATTTATGGACAAGCCAAGGCACTGGAGCGGTTTGTTCATGCTAGCGCTGCTAGATGTCCCTCTAAGTTTGATTTTCTCTTGTGGTATTATCGTTACTCTAATATCTGCTACTTATTGCCTAAATATTACATATTTAATCCCGCATGGCTTGAGTCCATTACCTATAACAGAAGTAATTAATGGGATTATGACAACTCCTTTGAGAGCAAAATATTTTGGGATAACGTTCATGTTTCTAAGTCCATTTCTGGTCACTTTTATTCATGTAGTAATAGTTCTACGTGCAATTGCCATGGAAATGCTATCTTTTATGCAACAGTTGTCCAAGCCCCTTAATCAATCTTTCCGTTGA
- a CDS encoding helix-turn-helix domain-containing protein, translating into MTNSMKVVKTLEVEVPRLGQRIKEAREADPRSLKEICKTVGMSQMNWYRIEDEKQMLPENKLRKIEQVLGVDFGVSFDD; encoded by the coding sequence ATGACAAATTCAATGAAAGTCGTCAAAACACTAGAGGTTGAAGTACCTAGATTAGGTCAAAGAATCAAAGAAGCTAGAGAAGCTGATCCGCGATCGCTTAAAGAAATTTGCAAGACAGTTGGGATGAGTCAAATGAACTGGTATCGCATTGAAGATGAAAAACAAATGCTGCCAGAAAATAAACTGCGAAAAATTGAGCAAGTATTGGGCGTTGATTTTGGAGTGAGTTTTGATGATTAA
- a CDS encoding SDR family oxidoreductase, with amino-acid sequence MQIKDSVVIVTGASSGIGLSTARLLTQQGAKVVLAARNVEKLTEIARELPDSLVVPTDMTNFQTIKDMVQKTESTHHGSCI; translated from the coding sequence ATGCAAATAAAAGATAGTGTCGTGATTGTGACTGGGGCTTCATCAGGAATTGGGCTATCTACGGCAAGGCTGTTAACCCAGCAAGGTGCCAAAGTGGTTCTAGCGGCTCGCAATGTGGAAAAATTAACAGAAATTGCCCGTGAATTACCAGATAGTTTGGTTGTCCCTACAGATATGACTAATTTCCAAACCATTAAAGACATGGTACAGAAGACAGAATCAACGCATCACGGTAGTTGCATTTAA
- a CDS encoding ribbon-helix-helix protein, CopG family, with amino-acid sequence MYDELKKSLNLKLTPTAIRKLENLAIQYQLSRSELIERVLRGIIKL; translated from the coding sequence TTGTATGATGAACTCAAGAAATCTTTGAACCTTAAACTAACTCCGACTGCCATTAGAAAATTAGAGAATTTAGCAATTCAGTATCAACTTTCTAGATCTGAGCTTATTGAAAGAGTCCTCCGAGGAATTATAAAATTATAG
- a CDS encoding GIY-YIG nuclease family protein, with protein MINLSIVNPLELPSVPLLDRKKLHRWGGVYFVIRGEKDILYIGQSPLIKNRWNQHHLLRKLSEDDKQQSRIYWLATDEDLEPIEAAFIHHFRPPLNRYYPPIHSAEVVTPPKTLQVKRVVEVVHDFPELGKRIKAARERDDRPLSQICRDCGISRSYWYQLESEDLRSPATEEMIRKIEQALGINLEVSFND; from the coding sequence ATGATTAATCTTTCTATTGTCAATCCTTTGGAATTGCCATCGGTACCGCTATTGGATAGAAAAAAGCTTCATAGATGGGGTGGTGTGTATTTTGTTATTCGGGGCGAAAAAGACATCTTGTATATTGGGCAAAGTCCTCTCATTAAAAATCGGTGGAATCAACATCATCTATTAAGAAAACTTAGCGAAGATGATAAGCAGCAATCACGTATTTATTGGTTAGCAACTGATGAAGATCTTGAACCGATTGAAGCTGCTTTTATTCATCATTTTCGACCACCGCTTAACAGGTATTATCCACCGATTCATTCGGCTGAAGTTGTTACACCACCTAAAACCCTGCAAGTTAAGCGAGTAGTGGAAGTCGTACACGATTTTCCAGAGTTAGGGAAACGCATAAAAGCAGCTAGGGAGCGAGACGATCGCCCTCTATCTCAGATCTGTCGCGACTGCGGAATTAGTCGTTCGTATTGGTATCAACTGGAATCTGAAGATTTGCGATCGCCTGCTACGGAAGAAATGATTCGCAAAATTGAACAGGCATTAGGCATTAATCTAGAGGTGAGCTTTAATGATTGA
- a CDS encoding alpha/beta hydrolase yields the protein MKYVLNPGRLPSSDQPGIWTSKAIPSKAEPFDLGQPDAPYAVLCVHGLAGDPSAYRTLAQLLANAGFRVRVILLPGHGTQVEDLAKTPYEAWIKWFEKEFIALAEKHSAVHVVGHSMGGLLGLDLATDQPAKLEKLVVAATPYSLPLWSGLAVQAFANKAVAKLVGTVPLLLGPGIRRREAKADVMGYKSMPVTAILQLEGLRLDVLKRLDQVSTRVLLLTAAHDRTISKDSGSLLAAALGNNVEEWINYPRSAHVLTEDFDRFKIAERIISFFQS from the coding sequence ATGAAGTATGTACTAAATCCTGGACGGCTTCCTTCATCTGATCAACCTGGTATCTGGACATCGAAGGCAATACCCTCGAAAGCTGAACCCTTTGATCTAGGTCAGCCTGATGCTCCTTACGCAGTCTTATGTGTACACGGCCTTGCGGGTGATCCGTCTGCGTATCGAACATTAGCTCAATTATTAGCTAATGCTGGGTTTCGGGTACGGGTTATTTTGTTGCCAGGACATGGCACACAAGTTGAAGATTTAGCTAAAACACCTTATGAAGCCTGGATTAAATGGTTTGAAAAGGAATTTATAGCTCTGGCAGAGAAACACTCGGCTGTGCATGTAGTAGGCCACAGCATGGGTGGGCTTTTAGGTCTTGATCTTGCTACCGATCAACCAGCCAAGCTCGAAAAACTTGTTGTTGCCGCAACGCCTTACAGCTTACCGCTCTGGTCAGGTTTGGCAGTTCAAGCATTCGCCAACAAAGCTGTGGCGAAGTTGGTGGGAACTGTACCGTTATTGTTGGGGCCAGGGATTCGACGGCGTGAAGCTAAGGCAGATGTCATGGGCTATAAATCAATGCCTGTGACCGCAATATTGCAGTTAGAAGGCCTGCGTCTAGATGTCCTAAAGCGGCTAGATCAAGTTTCAACTCGCGTCTTACTTCTGACTGCGGCACATGACAGAACTATTAGCAAGGATAGCGGTTCACTTCTGGCTGCTGCCTTGGGTAATAACGTAGAAGAATGGATTAATTATCCGCGAAGTGCACATGTTTTAACTGAAGATTTTGATCGCTTCAAGATTGCCGAACGCATCATTTCTTTTTTTCAAAGCTAA